A single region of the Betta splendens chromosome 12, fBetSpl5.4, whole genome shotgun sequence genome encodes:
- the lhx3 gene encoding LIM/homeobox protein Lhx3 isoform X2 produces MLLEHPGSSCQNTGNFSRYTSGQEIPVCAGCNQHIVDRFILKVLDRHWHSKCLKCSDCQAQLADKCFSRGDSVYCKDDFFKRFGTKCAACQQGIPPTQVVRRAQDFVYHLHCFACIVCKRQLATGDEYYLMEDSRLVCKADYETAKQREADSTAKRPRTTITAKQLETLKNAYNNSPKPARHVREQLSSETGLDMRVVQVWFQNRRAKEKRLKKDAGRQRWGQYFRNMKRSRGSSKSDKDSIQEEGMDSDAEVSFTDEQPMSELGHTNGIYSSLSESSPAMGGRQGGNGHGSFPLEHGGLPSQEQFHDMRSSSPYGLPPSPGSLPVLPRHQPLISSLVYPDSALSIMGQGSGPGVNPAARVSMGAANGPSSDLSTGSSGGYPDFPASPASWLDEVDHGQF; encoded by the exons ATGCTGCTTGAGCACCCGGGGTCAAGTTGTCAAAACACCGGGAATTTTTCTCGGTACACGTCAGGCCAAG AAATTCCAGTGTGCGCGGGCTGCAATCAACACATCGTGGACCGCTTCATCCTCAAAGTGCTGGATCGCCACTGGCACAGCAAGTGCCTGAAATGCAGCGACTGCCAGGCGCAACTGGCGGACAAGTGCTTCAGCAGAGGCGACAGCGTCTACTGCAAGGACGACTTCTTCAA GAGGTTTGGGACCAAATGCGCAGCCTGTCAGCAGGGCATCCCGCCCACGCAGGTGGTGAGGAGAGCGCAGGACTTCGTTTACCACCTGCACTGTTTTGCGTGCATCGTGTGCAAGAGGCAGCTGGCCACGGGCGACGAGTACTATCTGATGGAGGACAGCAGGCTGGTGTGCAAGGCCGACTACGAGACCGCCAAGCAAAGAG AAGCGGACTCAACGGCAAAGCGGCCGCGCACAACCATCACCGCTAAACAACTGGAAACACTAAAGAACGCGTACAACAACTCTCCCAAACCGGCCCGTCACGTCCGAGAGCAGCTGTCGTCAGAAACAGGCCTGGACATGCGGGTTGTGCAG gTTTGGTTTCAGAACAGACGGGCTAAAGAGAAAAGGCTGAAGAAAGACGCCGGCCGGCAGAGGTGGGGCCAGTACTTCCGCAACATGAAGCGCTCGCGGGGCAGCTCCAAGTCGGACAAGGACAGCATCCAGGAGGAGGGAATGGACAGCGACGCAGAGGTGTCGTTCACAG ACGAGCAGCCCATGTCGGAGCTTGGCCACACCAACGGCATCTACAGCAGCCTGAGCGAGTCCTCCCCGGCCATGGGCGGCCGCCAGGGGGGCAACGGCCACGGCTCCTTCCCCCTGGAGCACGGAGGCCTCCCCTCTCAGGAGCAGTTCCACGACATGCGCTCCAGCAGCCCCTACGGCCTCCCCCCGTCGCCGGGCTCGCTCCCGGTGCTGCCCAGGCACCAGCCCCTCATCTCCAGCCTGGTCTACCCAGATTCCGCCCTCTCCATAATGGGCCAGGGCAGCGGGCCCGGCGTCAACCCGGCCGCGAGGGTCTCCATGGGCGCGGCCAACGGCCCCAGCTCGGACCTCTCCACAGGCAGCAGCGGAGGATACCCAGACTTCCCCGCCAGTCCCGCCTCCTGGCTGGACGAAGTGGACCACGGGCAGTTTTGA
- the lhx3 gene encoding LIM/homeobox protein Lhx3 isoform X1 has product MDGHGERHSPNEAPNNAEMLLALLSHSERLRKEIPVCAGCNQHIVDRFILKVLDRHWHSKCLKCSDCQAQLADKCFSRGDSVYCKDDFFKRFGTKCAACQQGIPPTQVVRRAQDFVYHLHCFACIVCKRQLATGDEYYLMEDSRLVCKADYETAKQREADSTAKRPRTTITAKQLETLKNAYNNSPKPARHVREQLSSETGLDMRVVQVWFQNRRAKEKRLKKDAGRQRWGQYFRNMKRSRGSSKSDKDSIQEEGMDSDAEVSFTDEQPMSELGHTNGIYSSLSESSPAMGGRQGGNGHGSFPLEHGGLPSQEQFHDMRSSSPYGLPPSPGSLPVLPRHQPLISSLVYPDSALSIMGQGSGPGVNPAARVSMGAANGPSSDLSTGSSGGYPDFPASPASWLDEVDHGQF; this is encoded by the exons ATGGATGGCCACGGTGAGCGCCACTCTCCAAACGAGGCACCAAATAACGCAGAGATGCTTCTTGCTCTGCTGTCGCACAGCGAGCGGTTACGAAAAG AAATTCCAGTGTGCGCGGGCTGCAATCAACACATCGTGGACCGCTTCATCCTCAAAGTGCTGGATCGCCACTGGCACAGCAAGTGCCTGAAATGCAGCGACTGCCAGGCGCAACTGGCGGACAAGTGCTTCAGCAGAGGCGACAGCGTCTACTGCAAGGACGACTTCTTCAA GAGGTTTGGGACCAAATGCGCAGCCTGTCAGCAGGGCATCCCGCCCACGCAGGTGGTGAGGAGAGCGCAGGACTTCGTTTACCACCTGCACTGTTTTGCGTGCATCGTGTGCAAGAGGCAGCTGGCCACGGGCGACGAGTACTATCTGATGGAGGACAGCAGGCTGGTGTGCAAGGCCGACTACGAGACCGCCAAGCAAAGAG AAGCGGACTCAACGGCAAAGCGGCCGCGCACAACCATCACCGCTAAACAACTGGAAACACTAAAGAACGCGTACAACAACTCTCCCAAACCGGCCCGTCACGTCCGAGAGCAGCTGTCGTCAGAAACAGGCCTGGACATGCGGGTTGTGCAG gTTTGGTTTCAGAACAGACGGGCTAAAGAGAAAAGGCTGAAGAAAGACGCCGGCCGGCAGAGGTGGGGCCAGTACTTCCGCAACATGAAGCGCTCGCGGGGCAGCTCCAAGTCGGACAAGGACAGCATCCAGGAGGAGGGAATGGACAGCGACGCAGAGGTGTCGTTCACAG ACGAGCAGCCCATGTCGGAGCTTGGCCACACCAACGGCATCTACAGCAGCCTGAGCGAGTCCTCCCCGGCCATGGGCGGCCGCCAGGGGGGCAACGGCCACGGCTCCTTCCCCCTGGAGCACGGAGGCCTCCCCTCTCAGGAGCAGTTCCACGACATGCGCTCCAGCAGCCCCTACGGCCTCCCCCCGTCGCCGGGCTCGCTCCCGGTGCTGCCCAGGCACCAGCCCCTCATCTCCAGCCTGGTCTACCCAGATTCCGCCCTCTCCATAATGGGCCAGGGCAGCGGGCCCGGCGTCAACCCGGCCGCGAGGGTCTCCATGGGCGCGGCCAACGGCCCCAGCTCGGACCTCTCCACAGGCAGCAGCGGAGGATACCCAGACTTCCCCGCCAGTCCCGCCTCCTGGCTGGACGAAGTGGACCACGGGCAGTTTTGA
- the LOC114867356 gene encoding transmembrane protein 250, with amino-acid sequence MPVIPIPRRVRSFHGPHTTCMHSACGATHASKLVRTKYNNFDLYLRSRCMYSFLRFLLYFGCSLLTSLLWVALAALFFLQYVSVRVLLRLQYKLSVILLLLGHRRLDFGVVNDLIIYSMQITMFLVGGLGWCFMVFVDM; translated from the coding sequence ATGCCTGTGATCCCCATCCCACGGCGGGTGCGCAGCTTCCACGGCCCCCACACCACCTGCATGCACTCGGCCTGCGGGGCGACGCACGCGTCCAAGCTGGTGCGCACCAAGTACAACAACTTCGACCTGTACCTGCGCTCGCGCTGCATGTACAGCTTCCTCCGCTTCCTGCTGTATTtcggctgcagcctgctgaCCTCGCTGCTCTGGGTCGCGCTCGCCGCGCTCTTCTTCCTGCAGTACGTCAGCGTGCGCGTGCTCCTGCGGCTGCAGTACAAGCTGTCCGTCATCCTGCTTCTGCTCGGCCACCGCCGCCTGGACTTCGGCGTGGTCAACGACCTGATCATCTACAGCATGCAGATCACCATGTTCCTCGTGGGGGGGCTCGGCTGGTGCTTTATGGTCTTCGTGGACATGTAG